Proteins found in one Takifugu rubripes chromosome 17, fTakRub1.2, whole genome shotgun sequence genomic segment:
- the LOC101074545 gene encoding histone H2A-like, with the protein MSGRGKTGGKARAKAKTRSSRAGLQFPVGRVHRLLRKGNYGERVGAGAPVYLAAVLEYLTAEILELAGNAARDNKKTRIIPRHLQLAVRNDEELNKLLGKVTIAQGGVLPNIQAVLLPKKTEKAK; encoded by the coding sequence ATGAGTGGACGTGGCAAAACCGGCGGCAAAGCCAGAGCAAAGGCAAAGACTCGCTCCTCTCGGGCTGGACTGCAGTTCCCAGTGGGCCGTGTGCACAGGCTGCTCCGGAAAGGCAACTATGGCGAGCGCGTCGGTGCTGGTGCTCCCGTCTATCTGGCCGCAGTGCTGGAGTATCTGACCGCTGAGATCCTGGAGTTGGCTGGCAACGCTGCCCGCGACAACAAGAAGACTCGTATCATCCCTCgtcacctgcagctggctgtGCGTAACGACGAGGAGCTGAACAAACTGCTGGGAAAAGTCACCATCGCTCAGGGCGGCGTGTTGCCCAACATCCAGGCTGTTCTCCTGCCCAAGAAGACTGAGAAAGCCAAGTAA
- the LOC101074764 gene encoding histone H3 codes for MARTKQTARKSTGGKAPRKQLATKAARKSAPATGGVKKPHRYRPGTVALREIRRYQKSTELLIRKLPFQRLVREIAQDFKTDLRFQSSAVMALQEASEAYLVGLFEDTNLCAIHAKRVTIMPKDIQLARRIRGERA; via the coding sequence ATGGCAAGAACTAAGCAGACCGCCCGTAAGTCCACCGGAGGTAAAGCTCCCAGAAAGCAGCTGGCCACCAAGGCCGCGCGTAAAAGCGCCCCGGCCACCGGCGGAGTGAAGAAGCCTCACCGTTACAGGCCCGGCACCGTCGCTCTGAGAGAGATCCGACGTTACCAGAAATCCACCGAGCTGCTGATCCGCAAGCTGCCCTTCCAGCGCCTGGTGAGAGAGATCGCCCAGGACTTCAAGACCGACCTGCGCTTCCAGAGCTCGGCCGTcatggctctgcaggaggcCAGCGAGGCTTATCTGGTGGGTCTGTTCGAGGACACCAACCTGTGCGCCATCCACGCCAAGAGGGTCACCATCATGCCTAAAGACATCCAGCTGGCCCGGCGTATCCGTG